The following is a genomic window from Actinomycetota bacterium.
TTCCGTTTCTCCGTTAAAGGCAGCCGATATATTACACACTTGAAGAGGTTGCGCGACACCGGCGAAGCGGTTGCCAGGTTCTATGCCTTAGCCGACGAACTTGGCGAAAAGCTCGCGGTCACACTCTGGCAGACACCACCAGATTTTTACAAAGACCTAAACCTTTTGGCTGATTTCTTGACGCTATTGAAAGCTCAGGCGCCGTCCGGCGTCCGTCACGCGTTTGAATTTCGCAGCGAGGATTGGTTTACCGGCGAAACATATTCTCTGCTGGATTCACACGGCTGTGGTTTGGTTATCGCTGATTCCGATCTTTATCCTACTCAGACGGATGTTGTCTGCGGCGGATTTATTTATCTAAGACTCCACGGCCGGAAGGCCAACGGTTACAACTATCGTGAAATCGACCTTAAGCCATGGGCTGACAAAATCGCCAGTTGGATGGCCGAAGACATTGATGTATACGCCTACTTCAATAACGACACCAAAGGTTTCGCCATCCGAAACGCGTTGTCTTTGAGGCGGATGCTAAAAATGTAGTAACAGTTCCACTTTTACGGAAATCTAAGTATTGAATCCCTCCGCCAAAGTGTTATGCTTGTAGTAACAAACCCGGAGAGAGGTGATATGATGCTCGCCAGAAGGGACGACAAACGCGAACACAGCGACAAGTCCCATCCCCAAACAAAAAACCGCGACATTGCCCGCTTCAAAGCAGCACAGAAGATTGCCAAATACACCCCAGGTCACAAGGACCGGCCTCATACATCGCACAGCGACAAACACTAAGGGATCAAGCTAAAACCGCATAACCCGCCCTCGCCATTAATGCCGGCGCTAAGTCTCCTTGTCCGCATTCTAGGAGATTCCCTAGTATAAGCTTGTCTTTCTTTATCATACGCTTCTGATATGAACGGAAGAGCAGCATGAGGAGTGGTTAATGAAAAGACTTGATGGCTTATACGAATGTGCGAGTTGCGGGTTGCCCGTATTCGATGCGGCTCAAGAGTTTAGCTCAAGTAACGACTGGCCGAATTTCTGGCAGCCCATACGACCGGATCACATCAAATTGAGTAAGGACAGGTCCTCGAATCCAACACGAACATCTGTGGAATGCGCTCGTTGCGAAGCGCATCTTGGCCACGTTTATAACGACGGTCCTCTGCCGACGGGACTTCGCTATCGATTGAATCCCGTTGCTCTGCAGTTCGTCGTGGCCAAACTCTAGTGCATTTCCTAGTTAAATAAACGGTGGACGTTGGGTAGGGTTGTCCTACCTTTTTGTTAGCGAGGTCAAAGTGGCTCAACACGAGATGCGTGCGTTGCCTGCCGAACTAAA
Proteins encoded in this region:
- a CDS encoding DUF72 domain-containing protein; its protein translation is MGASCYIGTSGFSYDHWSGPYYPSEIRQNERLAFYARDFTTVEINATFYRLQSAQSYKRWKGDTPLSFRFSVKGSRYITHLKRLRDTGEAVARFYALADELGEKLAVTLWQTPPDFYKDLNLLADFLTLLKAQAPSGVRHAFEFRSEDWFTGETYSLLDSHGCGLVIADSDLYPTQTDVVCGGFIYLRLHGRKANGYNYREIDLKPWADKIASWMAEDIDVYAYFNNDTKGFAIRNALSLRRMLKM
- a CDS encoding peptide-methionine (R)-S-oxide reductase, producing MKRLDGLYECASCGLPVFDAAQEFSSSNDWPNFWQPIRPDHIKLSKDRSSNPTRTSVECARCEAHLGHVYNDGPLPTGLRYRLNPVALQFVVAKL